In one window of Pseudobythopirellula maris DNA:
- a CDS encoding S9 family peptidase has product MKKSASASRRGGARSAARHAAWTLTELAAFVLFLSLFAGCSSESVETETAAPAAAPAASTQAAEEAPASSAVAPPAKDPGAAAIAMSDVKLIPRSVLFGNPQKAQGRLSPDGKWLSYLAPVEQENGAEVMNVWVAPADKPEAAEPVTEDKVRGIRGHSWAYDAKHIIYSQDKDGDENWHVYATNVETKETKDLTPVDGVRGELQGASERQPDTLLIGFNDRDERLHDVYRVSISSGERELVQENPGFAGFVTDDDLKVRYAVNFTPTGGQVWLRPTGEPGEKGYEDWETFQEFSSVDAMNSSPAGFDKTGEVFYYLDSRDRDTSGLFALDLNTGESELLAEDPRADLSGAMAHPTEKTLEAVSFTYSRREWKILDESIRPDIEFLQGFADGEFQVVTRTLDDKTWVVAYIQDAGPIDYYKYDREAQGDGRMTFLFANRDDLDQYQLAKMHTPVIESRDGLKLVSYLTLPPGSDPDGDGRPDEPVPMVLDVHGGPWARDGWGFNGTHQWLANRGYAVLSVNYRGSTGFGKNFTNAANGEWSGKMHDDLLDSVEWAVSEGIASRDQIAIYGGSYGGYATLVGLTYTPEVFACGVDIVGPSSLVTLMQNIPPYWAPFMPVMKVRVGDVSTEEGRAALLEKSPLEKVDQIQRPLLIAQGANDPRVKQVEADQIVAAMEEKGIPVTYALYPDEGHGFRRPENSMSFSAVAEAFLAEHLGGRYEAIGDDFEGSKLYVPTGAEGVPGLAEALSDDRMQTPPATE; this is encoded by the coding sequence CAGCAGCGAAAGTGTGGAAACGGAAACCGCCGCACCGGCTGCTGCACCGGCCGCCTCGACCCAAGCCGCCGAGGAGGCGCCGGCGTCCTCCGCCGTAGCCCCCCCAGCCAAGGATCCCGGCGCAGCCGCCATCGCCATGTCCGACGTGAAGCTCATCCCCCGCTCGGTGCTGTTTGGCAATCCGCAAAAGGCCCAGGGCCGTTTGAGCCCCGATGGCAAGTGGCTCAGCTACTTGGCGCCGGTCGAGCAGGAGAACGGCGCCGAGGTGATGAACGTGTGGGTCGCCCCCGCCGACAAGCCCGAAGCGGCCGAGCCGGTGACCGAAGACAAAGTGCGCGGCATCCGCGGACACAGCTGGGCGTACGACGCGAAGCACATCATCTACTCACAAGACAAAGACGGCGACGAGAACTGGCACGTCTACGCCACGAACGTTGAGACCAAGGAGACGAAAGACTTGACGCCGGTCGACGGCGTCCGCGGTGAGTTGCAAGGCGCCTCCGAGCGTCAGCCCGACACGCTGCTGATCGGGTTCAACGATCGCGACGAGCGTCTGCACGATGTTTACCGAGTGAGCATCTCCAGCGGCGAGCGTGAGCTGGTGCAAGAGAACCCCGGCTTTGCCGGCTTCGTGACCGACGATGATTTGAAAGTTCGTTACGCGGTGAACTTCACCCCGACCGGCGGGCAGGTGTGGCTGAGGCCCACCGGCGAGCCGGGCGAGAAAGGCTACGAGGATTGGGAAACCTTCCAGGAGTTCTCGTCGGTCGACGCGATGAACAGCAGCCCGGCCGGCTTCGACAAGACCGGCGAGGTCTTCTACTACCTCGACAGCCGAGACCGCGACACGTCCGGCCTCTTCGCGCTCGACCTGAACACAGGGGAGTCTGAGCTGCTTGCCGAAGACCCGCGGGCCGACCTCAGCGGCGCCATGGCCCACCCGACCGAGAAGACCCTCGAGGCGGTGTCGTTCACTTACAGCCGTCGTGAGTGGAAGATCCTCGACGAGTCGATCCGCCCCGACATCGAGTTCTTGCAAGGCTTCGCCGACGGCGAGTTCCAGGTCGTCACCCGCACGCTCGACGACAAGACATGGGTCGTGGCCTACATCCAGGACGCCGGCCCGATCGACTACTACAAGTACGACCGCGAGGCGCAAGGGGACGGCCGTATGACGTTCCTGTTCGCCAACCGCGACGACCTCGACCAGTACCAGTTGGCCAAGATGCACACGCCGGTGATCGAGAGCCGCGACGGCCTCAAACTCGTCAGCTACCTGACGCTGCCGCCCGGCAGCGACCCGGATGGCGACGGCCGACCGGACGAGCCGGTCCCCATGGTGCTCGACGTGCACGGCGGCCCCTGGGCCCGCGACGGCTGGGGTTTCAACGGAACGCACCAGTGGCTCGCCAACCGCGGCTACGCCGTGCTCTCGGTCAATTACCGCGGCTCCACGGGCTTCGGCAAGAACTTCACCAACGCGGCGAACGGCGAGTGGTCGGGCAAGATGCACGACGATCTTTTGGACAGCGTCGAGTGGGCCGTATCGGAGGGGATTGCCTCACGCGACCAGATCGCCATCTACGGCGGCAGCTACGGCGGCTACGCCACACTGGTGGGCCTCACCTACACGCCCGAAGTCTTCGCCTGTGGGGTGGACATCGTCGGCCCGTCGAGCCTCGTGACGCTGATGCAAAACATCCCGCCCTACTGGGCGCCGTTCATGCCGGTGATGAAGGTGCGCGTCGGCGACGTCTCGACCGAAGAGGGCAGGGCGGCGCTCTTGGAGAAGTCGCCGCTGGAGAAGGTCGACCAGATCCAGCGGCCGCTCTTGATCGCCCAGGGCGCCAACGACCCGCGCGTCAAGCAGGTCGAGGCGGACCAGATCGTCGCGGCGATGGAAGAAAAGGGGATCCCCGTCACCTACGCCCTCTACCCCGACGAGGGCCACGGCTTCCGTCGCCCGGAGAACAGCATGAGTTTTAGCGCCGTGGCCGAGGCGTTCCTGGCCGAGCACCTGGGCGGCCGCTACGAAGCGATCGGCGATGATTTCGAGGGTTCGAAGCTCTACGTCCCCACCGGCGCCGAGGGCGTGCCAGGCTTGGCCGAGGCGCTGAGCGATGACCGCATGCAGACGCCGCCGGCCACAGAATAG
- the aroF gene encoding 3-deoxy-7-phosphoheptulonate synthase, producing MKRSATDDNIDHAAQQVEKLGLKANVLRGAERTVIAAIGDERVEGVRSLESAPGVDEVMSVLAPYKLASREAHSTTSVVEAGSLSVGGNQIGMIAGPCGVESEEQLMTAARAVKAAGATALRGGAYKPRTSPYSFQGMKTEGLKLLAAAREETGLAIVTEVVAPEDVDLVGEYADVLQIGARNMQNYRLLEACGRSHRAVLLKRGASATLDEMLLAAEYILDGGNSKVMLCERGVRTFESHTRFTLPLATVPYLQEKTHLPVVIDPSHGTGHTSLVPAMCRAAIAAGADGLIVEVHPDPENAKSDGYQSLTCEAFEKVMAECRRVAAAVDRTL from the coding sequence ATGAAGCGTAGCGCTACCGACGACAACATCGACCACGCCGCCCAGCAGGTCGAAAAACTAGGCCTCAAGGCGAACGTGCTCCGCGGCGCCGAGCGGACCGTGATCGCCGCGATCGGCGACGAGCGCGTCGAGGGCGTGCGGTCGCTCGAGAGCGCGCCGGGGGTCGACGAAGTGATGAGCGTCTTGGCGCCTTACAAGCTGGCCAGCCGCGAGGCGCACTCAACGACCAGCGTCGTTGAAGCGGGGTCGCTGTCGGTCGGCGGCAATCAGATCGGTATGATCGCCGGGCCGTGCGGCGTGGAGAGTGAAGAGCAGCTGATGACCGCCGCCCGGGCGGTCAAGGCGGCCGGCGCCACGGCCTTAAGGGGAGGCGCGTACAAGCCGCGCACGAGCCCCTACAGCTTCCAGGGCATGAAGACGGAGGGCCTCAAACTGCTCGCCGCCGCCCGCGAAGAGACCGGTCTGGCCATCGTCACCGAGGTCGTGGCGCCCGAAGACGTCGACCTGGTTGGCGAGTACGCCGACGTGCTACAGATCGGCGCCCGCAACATGCAAAACTACCGCCTGCTCGAGGCGTGCGGCCGTAGCCACCGCGCCGTGCTGCTCAAGCGCGGCGCGAGCGCCACGCTCGACGAGATGCTGCTCGCCGCCGAGTACATCCTCGACGGGGGCAACAGCAAGGTGATGCTCTGCGAGCGCGGCGTGCGCACGTTCGAGTCGCACACCCGCTTCACGCTGCCGCTGGCCACGGTTCCTTACCTGCAGGAGAAGACCCATTTGCCGGTGGTGATCGACCCGAGCCACGGCACGGGCCACACGAGTCTGGTGCCGGCGATGTGCCGAGCGGCGATCGCCGCGGGCGCCGATGGCTTGATCGTCGAAGTCCACCCCGACCCGGAGAACGCCAAGAGCGACGGCTACCAGTCGCTCACCTGCGAGGCCTTCGAGAAGGTGATGGCGGAGTGCCGCCGTGTGGCGGCGGCGGTCGATCGCACGCTTTAA